The Bacillus sp. NEB1478 genome contains the following window.
GAGGTACTTGCAGGTTATGATGAAGATGACTCAGCCACGCATTCTGCAACTTTTTTTGATTCTTATACTGATGGATTAGAAAAAGCCACATTAAAAAGAAAAAGATTGGGTGTTACTTATAATTTCTGTATAAGAAATCTTACTGATACTCAAAAGACTGTTTTTGATGAATCGCTTTCTCTCTTAAAAAAAGAAGGAGCAGAAATTATATATTTAGAAAAAATATCTCCATTGGAAAATGAAAATTTTAATTATAAAGTTTTGCTTCACGAATTCAAGTCAGGTATTAATAATTATTTGAAGACCGTTTCTTCTGCTTTAAGGATAAGTACTTTATCAGACATTATCGAATATAATAAACAAAATAAAGAAGCTTGTCTTGTACATAATCAGGAATTGTTGGAAGAAAGTAATCAAACGGATGGCACATTAACGAGTCCAGATTATTTAAATGCACGATTAAACGATTTGAAGTATTCACAAGTAGATGGAATTGATCAAGTAATGAAAGAACACCAGCTGGATGCATTGATCAGTCCGAATGATGTTTGGTATGGAATCCCTGCAAAAGCAGGTTATCCTTCTATATCAGTGCCATCAGGATTTGATGATAATGGTTTGCCATTAAGTATCGTCTTAACAGCCGGTGCATTTTCAGAGAAAATACTTATTGAAATCGCATATGCATATGAACAAGTTACACAATATCGAGTTCCTATTGAATATTGATTAAAAAATGAGTACCAATACGATGATTTAACGTTGTTTGGATCTCTTTTTTTCAATTTCTTGTTTATGTGGAATGTATAAACGTTTATGTGCGAAAGTGAAGGATTTATGTGGGCTAAACTTAATTTATGTACGATAACAAGCGTTTTATGTGGATTCCCGTTTTTATCACTAAAAACTCCCATTTAAAAAAGGGTCTGTCTCCATGACAGACCCTTTTTTTATACA
Protein-coding sequences here:
- a CDS encoding amidase family protein encodes the protein MKQINQIRTNELTLDELILHFENGELSSVGLVKNYLERIAAFDKAGPCINSVLEVNPEALFIAKKMDHERSNGKIRGPLHGVPVIIKDNIDSADQMHTSAGSLVLENHYAEKDAWIVKKLRDAGAVILGKANMTEWANFMAYDMPNGYSSRGGQVLNPYGPGVHDVSGSSSGSAASVACNFTMLAVGTETAGSILCPAGNNNIVGIKPTVGLVSRTGIIPISISQDTAGPMARNVKDAAKLLEVLAGYDEDDSATHSATFFDSYTDGLEKATLKRKRLGVTYNFCIRNLTDTQKTVFDESLSLLKKEGAEIIYLEKISPLENENFNYKVLLHEFKSGINNYLKTVSSALRISTLSDIIEYNKQNKEACLVHNQELLEESNQTDGTLTSPDYLNARLNDLKYSQVDGIDQVMKEHQLDALISPNDVWYGIPAKAGYPSISVPSGFDDNGLPLSIVLTAGAFSEKILIEIAYAYEQVTQYRVPIEY